A segment of the Candidatus Methylomirabilota bacterium genome:
GGCGGCTTTCCTGCTGCCCATTCTTCAGCGGCTCATGCCCAAGCGTCGCGGCGTGACGCGTGCCCTCATCCTGACCCCCACGCGCGAGCTGGCGGCCCAGATCGAGGAGCACCTGAGCCAGCTCGCCGTCCACACCCCGATGTCCGGAGCGGCCGTCTTCGGCGGCGTGGGCATGGGGCCGCAGGAGCATGCTTTTCGAACGGGGGTGGACGTGATCGTCGCCACGCCGGGACGCCTGCTCGACCACTTCCGCTTTCCCTATGCCAAGCTCGACGGGCTCGAGATCCTGGTGCTGGACGAGGCGGACCGGATGCTCGACATGGGCTTCCTTCCTGATATCCGGCGTGTCCTCAAGCACCTGCCGCCGCGCCGCCAGACGCTCTTCTTCTCGGCGACCATGCCCGCGCCCATCATGACCCTGACCCGCGAGCTGCTGCGGCAGCCGGCCATGGTGAACCTCGAGCGCAAGGCGGCGCCCGCGGTCGGGATCACCCAGGCCGTGTACCCGGTCGCGCAGGACGTCAAGTCCTCTCTGCTCCTCGAGCTGATCAAGCGCGACGAGATGAAGAACGCCCTCGTCTTCACCCGCACCAAGCACCGCGCCAACCGCCTGGCCGACTTCCTCGTCCGTCATGGGGTGAACTGCGAGCGCATCCACGGCAACCGGAGCCAGACGCAGCGCACGGCGGCGCTCGAGGGCTTCAAGAGCGGCCGGTTCCGGCTCCTCGTGGCCACCGACATCGCCGCGCGTGGCATCGACGTGGAGGCGCTCAGCCACGTCATCAACTTCGACGTGCCCGCGGTGCCCGACGACTATATCCACCGCGTGGGCCGCACGGCCCGCGCGGAGCTGACGGGGGATGCCTTCACCTTCGTGTCGCCCGAGGAGGAGGGTGATCTGGCGGCCATCGAGCGCGCCGTGGGCAAGCGGCTCCCGCGGATCGTCCTCCCTGACTTCGACTACACCCGGCGTGGATCGGAGAGGCTCGAGATTCCCCTCGCCGAGCGTATCGCGGCCATCCGCGCGCGAAAGGCAGAGGATCGAGCGCGCGCCAAGGCCAAGGCGGAACGGCGAGGCCAGCCGCAAGCCCTCCCGGGGCAGCGGCCCTCCGCCGCGCCGGCGCCCCATGCGCGCCCCGGACAGCCGGGGCGGCCGTGGCATCGCCAGGGGCCAGGACAGCGCCCGCAGCCGCGCCGGCCCGGCGGCCGCTAGCCCGCCCTATTCGTCGAGACAACGCCACCCTCACCCAGCCCTCTCCCTCTCCGAGGGAGAGGGATTCATTTTGATCCCTCGCCCCCGGAGGGGGAGAGGGCCGCAATTCGAGCTGAAGGGCGCAGCCCTGAGGCGAGGGCTGAGTAGATAAGGAGGGGGAGGCCAGGAGGCGGTACGCGCGCTCGTGAAGGGTTCGGGTTAGCCCGCGCTCGGCTTCTCGTCCGTCGGCACGGGCGACGGCTCCAGGAGCCCTTTCGTCAGCGCTTCAGCCGAGGCAAGCCCGCGGGCCTTGAGCACGTAGGTCAGCATCAGGAAGAAGGTCATCCCTTCCGCGAGCACTCCCCACATCGGCGAGCGCGGCACGAGCGCGTCGAAGAGTCCGTGGAAGGTGGCCGATATGGCGAGGCCGGCCACGAGCAGCGGCCAGCGGCGAGCGGGGTCGAGGGTGGCCAGGGCGATGAAGTAGCCGAAGATGCCGGCGAGGCAGCCATGAAAGAACGGCGTCATGGCCATGCGCACCACATTGGTGTAGATCGGGCCGACCAGATGCGCCACCCGGCCCGTGGTCCGGACCGCGCCGAGCGCCTGCGAGAGATTCGTGAAGACGTAGAAGACATTCTCGG
Coding sequences within it:
- a CDS encoding DEAD/DEAH box helicase, which encodes MPFSSFGLHPDLLRGIKEMGFTRPTPIQQDAIPPGMQGRDVLACAMTGSGKTAAFLLPILQRLMPKRRGVTRALILTPTRELAAQIEEHLSQLAVHTPMSGAAVFGGVGMGPQEHAFRTGVDVIVATPGRLLDHFRFPYAKLDGLEILVLDEADRMLDMGFLPDIRRVLKHLPPRRQTLFFSATMPAPIMTLTRELLRQPAMVNLERKAAPAVGITQAVYPVAQDVKSSLLLELIKRDEMKNALVFTRTKHRANRLADFLVRHGVNCERIHGNRSQTQRTAALEGFKSGRFRLLVATDIAARGIDVEALSHVINFDVPAVPDDYIHRVGRTARAELTGDAFTFVSPEEEGDLAAIERAVGKRLPRIVLPDFDYTRRGSERLEIPLAERIAAIRARKAEDRARAKAKAERRGQPQALPGQRPSAAPAPHARPGQPGRPWHRQGPGQRPQPRRPGGR
- a CDS encoding PrsW family glutamic-type intramembrane protease; translated protein: MAIVPLAIQSLESAHSILYGLAIWSGLLWALLMYRLFADHQVSIFWCLATVFFTAFIGIPLLGLYLQLPGKVFERIEAIDFFPLTLVANVLGVGVREELTKAIPLFLVAYFTTRMKNPVMGMVLGMMSGIGFAITENVFYVFTNLSQALGAVRTTGRVAHLVGPIYTNVVRMAMTPFFHGCLAGIFGYFIALATLDPARRWPLLVAGLAISATFHGLFDALVPRSPMWGVLAEGMTFFLMLTYVLKARGLASAEALTKGLLEPSPVPTDEKPSAG